One Pseudomonas fluorescens genomic region harbors:
- a CDS encoding 3'-5' exonuclease, giving the protein MKALWQKAGHWPLLGISEELEPVTLCGKTFHAHGYAANLNAYVVLELDANEPDIIKIKDGKKLVKLSQALHMRRIFFQLFFSKRILYFTSYADALHSLETLRGKVSGVPKFSYQVGGDIKPAPIMEAFHSCASFLENLGLDVPIATKGMDFKKKAIEGKFFEALGIFWPAFEAFLSDQNPPVFTFNKMFSMFNEHAEDNFERIPNAVLDAQMVTLVDEFQDCGANTISWLRGVLGELRHRGLKFHSPEGLIFPSLMAVGDDWQSIYGWRGSSPKFFQHFKQYFPSPRTLDLKLQQNFRSQQMVIDAAESIVKHTRGISGKHGEAAHPDVKDLNHPVQLWDKDDEQLVNLVEQHYEQGDEIMVLSRSRSTLKEAGQLISHLKQRAREDKHPDQIRLLTYHGSKGLEADAVFMLGDCEQLTSSDWRNQAYALAKLEMNGEARAYDLAQGEEVMRLAYVAITRAKLHCYWFLDESKGGAKSFPKASEKIDERQPYFCDFRK; this is encoded by the coding sequence GTGAAAGCGCTATGGCAGAAGGCCGGTCACTGGCCTCTACTAGGGATCAGTGAGGAACTTGAACCGGTCACCCTCTGCGGTAAGACATTCCATGCCCATGGCTATGCTGCAAACTTGAATGCTTATGTAGTTCTGGAGCTTGATGCAAATGAGCCAGATATCATCAAAATTAAGGATGGAAAAAAGCTGGTCAAGCTTTCCCAGGCACTCCACATGCGGAGAATTTTCTTCCAGCTCTTCTTCTCGAAGCGAATTCTCTACTTCACCAGTTATGCCGATGCGTTGCATTCTCTTGAGACGTTGCGAGGTAAAGTCTCGGGTGTCCCTAAGTTTAGCTATCAGGTCGGAGGGGATATCAAACCAGCCCCGATCATGGAAGCGTTTCACAGCTGTGCTTCTTTCTTAGAGAATCTCGGGTTGGATGTGCCTATCGCCACCAAAGGTATGGACTTCAAGAAAAAAGCCATTGAGGGAAAGTTTTTTGAAGCGCTTGGTATTTTCTGGCCGGCATTTGAAGCCTTCCTGTCTGATCAGAATCCGCCAGTTTTTACGTTTAACAAGATGTTTTCGATGTTTAATGAGCATGCGGAAGATAATTTCGAAAGAATTCCAAATGCCGTGTTGGACGCTCAGATGGTCACTCTCGTGGATGAGTTCCAAGACTGTGGTGCGAATACCATTAGTTGGCTGCGTGGCGTCTTGGGAGAGCTTCGGCATCGTGGTTTAAAATTCCATTCTCCTGAGGGCCTGATCTTTCCATCTCTCATGGCGGTTGGAGATGATTGGCAGAGCATCTACGGATGGAGAGGAAGCTCGCCTAAGTTCTTCCAGCACTTCAAGCAATACTTTCCCTCCCCTAGAACTCTGGATCTCAAGCTGCAGCAGAATTTCAGGTCTCAGCAGATGGTCATCGATGCTGCTGAAAGCATCGTGAAGCACACGCGCGGTATCTCTGGTAAGCATGGCGAAGCGGCGCATCCTGATGTGAAGGATTTAAATCATCCAGTCCAGCTATGGGACAAGGATGACGAACAGCTTGTGAATCTGGTCGAGCAGCATTACGAGCAGGGCGACGAGATTATGGTGTTGTCTCGATCCAGAAGTACGCTGAAAGAAGCGGGTCAACTGATTAGTCATCTCAAGCAGCGGGCGAGGGAAGACAAGCACCCCGACCAAATTCGACTCCTGACCTACCATGGCTCCAAGGGGTTGGAGGCCGACGCCGTGTTCATGTTAGGCGACTGTGAGCAACTGACCTCGTCCGATTGGCGCAATCAAGCGTATGCCTTAGCCAAGCTCGAGATGAATGGCGAGGCGAGGGCCTACGATCTGGCACAAGGAGAAGAGGTGATGAGGCTGGCGTATGTGGCTATCACCAGGGCGAAGCTCCACTGCTACTGGTTCCTAGATGAGTCGAAGGGCGGTGCGAAGAGCTTCCCGAAAGCGTCGGAAAAGATTGACGAGCGCCAACCCTACTTCTGCGATTTTCGGAAGTAA
- a CDS encoding IS3 family transposase (programmed frameshift), whose product MTKQRRTFTPEFKREAACLVLDQGYTHTEAARSLGLVESALRRWVNQLQQERGGVTPTSKALTPEQQKIQELEARINRLEREKSNLKKGHRALDGRGTRAFALIDQLRAQEPIDLLCSVFEVTRSCYYAYCRKRRYPDAERVVLRSRVNELFTQSRSAAGSRSIMLMMKEDGMRIGRFKVRKLMREMNLISKQPGSHAYKKATVERPDIPNVLDRGFSVASPDKVWCGDITYVWAEGRWHYLAAVIDLYARRVVGWAFSAKPDADLVIKALDMAYEQRGRPQNVLFHSDQGSQYGSRSFRQRLWRYRFTQSMSRRGNCHDNAPMERLFRSLKSEWIPTVGYMSAALAQQDIGRFLMERYNWRRPHQFNEGLAPAVAEEKLNSVSGIS is encoded by the exons ATGACCAAGCAACGTCGTACCTTTACCCCTGAGTTCAAGCGCGAGGCGGCGTGCCTGGTGCTCGACCAAGGCTACACCCATACCGAAGCAGCCCGTTCGCTTGGGCTGGTTGAGTCGGCCTTGCGTCGTTGGGTGAACCAGCTCCAGCAAGAACGTGGCGGTGTTACTCCAACCAGCAAAGCCCTGACGCCTGAGCAGCAAAAAATCCAGGAACTCGAAGCTCGTATCAATCGGCTCGAACGGGAAAAATCGA ATCTTAAAAAAGGCCACCGCGCTCTTGATGGCCGAGGAACACGAGCGTTCGCGTTAATCGATCAACTTCGGGCTCAAGAGCCGATTGATCTGTTGTGCTCGGTATTTGAAGTAACCCGATCTTGCTACTACGCCTACTGCCGGAAACGTCGGTATCCGGATGCCGAACGGGTGGTTTTGCGCAGCCGTGTGAACGAGCTGTTTACGCAAAGCCGAAGCGCTGCGGGCAGCCGGAGCATCATGCTGATGATGAAAGAGGACGGTATGCGAATCGGGCGATTCAAGGTACGCAAGTTGATGCGCGAGATGAACTTGATCAGCAAACAGCCGGGTTCCCATGCCTATAAAAAGGCGACCGTGGAGCGGCCTGATATCCCGAACGTGCTTGATCGAGGGTTCAGCGTGGCGTCCCCCGACAAGGTTTGGTGCGGTGACATCACGTACGTTTGGGCCGAAGGTCGGTGGCACTATCTAGCGGCGGTAATCGATCTTTATGCGCGCCGGGTTGTGGGCTGGGCGTTCTCGGCCAAGCCCGACGCCGACCTGGTGATCAAAGCGCTGGACATGGCCTATGAGCAGCGTGGCCGGCCTCAAAATGTGCTGTTTCACAGTGATCAAGGCAGTCAATACGGCAGCCGGAGTTTCCGCCAGAGACTGTGGCGATACCGCTTCACGCAGAGCATGAGTCGTCGCGGCAACTGCCATGATAATGCGCCGATGGAACGACTATTTCGCAGCCTAAAAAGTGAATGGATACCGACGGTGGGCTACATGAGCGCTGCGCTAGCGCAACAGGATATCGGCCGGTTCCTGATGGAGCGATACAACTGGCGGCGACCGCATCAGTTCAACGAAGGGCTAGCGCCTGCGGTCGCTGAGGAAAAACTCAATTCAGTGTCCGGGATCAGTTGA
- a CDS encoding VOC family protein: MNSFAGSAIDHVGIGVSDISHAQVFYESVLRPLGITLVMSIANEPPCAKPRRLGFGSGGKPFFWVHEAPVPSQGAHIALIATSREAVDAFYAAGIAAGGQDNGAPGIRRNYHSGYYAAYVLAPHDVNLEACSGLMKPDTHLGENARHREVSDDQATSYLYP; encoded by the coding sequence ATGAACAGTTTCGCGGGTTCGGCAATAGATCATGTTGGCATCGGTGTTTCGGATATCTCTCACGCTCAGGTGTTCTACGAATCAGTGCTCAGGCCACTAGGGATCACCTTGGTGATGAGCATTGCGAACGAACCTCCATGCGCCAAGCCTCGACGGTTGGGGTTTGGCTCTGGGGGAAAGCCATTCTTTTGGGTGCATGAAGCGCCCGTTCCAAGTCAGGGAGCGCATATTGCGTTGATCGCGACGAGTCGTGAGGCGGTGGACGCTTTCTATGCAGCAGGTATAGCCGCTGGCGGACAAGACAACGGAGCACCTGGTATTAGGCGCAATTACCACTCCGGTTATTACGCCGCCTATGTGCTGGCGCCTCATGATGTGAATCTGGAAGCGTGTAGTGGTCTAATGAAACCGGACACCCATTTAGGCGAGAATGCTCGCCACAGAGAGGTGTCTGATGACCAAGCAACGTCGTACCTTTACCCCTGA
- a CDS encoding SDR family NAD(P)-dependent oxidoreductase: MEFRNKVVLVTGGSSGLGFAIAEAFALKGATLIITGRRQPQLDEAVSRLGGNSSAVCADISNPIDLAGLFSHVQAVHGHIDVLIANAGIGAIEPLGAITEAGFDKVFTTNVKGTTFTVQGALPLMGEGSSIVIIGSTASINPGPGLSVYGASKAALRALVRSWILDIKGSGVRINLLSPGPVKTQSLRDVLGENSQQVIDVLSEKSTLGRIGEAYEIGQAAIFLASDASSYINGTELFADGGASQV, translated from the coding sequence ATGGAATTTAGAAACAAGGTTGTTCTGGTCACCGGAGGCTCTTCAGGCCTCGGCTTCGCCATTGCCGAAGCGTTCGCGCTCAAGGGCGCTACTCTGATCATCACAGGGCGTCGGCAGCCTCAGCTCGATGAAGCCGTGAGTCGCCTCGGTGGGAACTCGTCCGCCGTATGCGCCGATATCTCGAACCCCATCGACCTTGCCGGGCTGTTCAGCCACGTACAGGCGGTTCATGGCCATATCGATGTGCTGATTGCCAACGCCGGGATTGGTGCAATAGAGCCTCTGGGGGCAATTACCGAAGCAGGCTTCGATAAGGTTTTCACGACCAACGTCAAAGGCACGACCTTCACGGTGCAGGGTGCGCTGCCGTTGATGGGCGAGGGAAGCAGCATTGTCATCATCGGATCGACCGCCTCGATCAACCCCGGCCCAGGTTTAAGCGTTTACGGAGCTTCCAAAGCAGCGCTAAGGGCGCTGGTGCGCAGTTGGATTTTGGATATCAAAGGTTCCGGCGTTCGCATCAACCTGCTTAGTCCAGGCCCCGTGAAGACCCAGTCCCTGCGCGATGTGCTCGGAGAAAACTCGCAGCAGGTGATTGATGTCCTCAGCGAAAAGAGCACGCTCGGTCGAATCGGCGAGGCGTATGAGATTGGCCAGGCCGCGATCTTCCTGGCAAGCGATGCGTCGAGTTACATCAACGGCACCGAGCTGTTCGCCGACGGTGGCGCCTCCCAAGTCTGA
- a CDS encoding TetR/AcrR family transcriptional regulator has protein sequence MNVNTRQRRPAFDREQGIAIAQALFHHRGYDAVSLSDLTEAMNIKPPSFYAAYGSKAELFERAMRRYAGEKALPLDKLLTPDLPPAAALTSLLVAAAKQYGDTDLRGCLVTEGLRADDPVARNMAEKLGEAAIQTIRHYLDQVCPGGAQALTDYIVITLRGLSAAACSGMSRERLIEVAQIAGKAISGELEANGTAADS, from the coding sequence ATGAACGTAAATACCCGCCAGCGCCGCCCCGCTTTCGACCGCGAGCAAGGGATAGCCATTGCTCAGGCGTTGTTTCATCACCGGGGGTACGATGCAGTCAGCCTGTCCGACCTGACGGAGGCCATGAATATCAAGCCCCCGAGCTTCTATGCCGCCTATGGCAGCAAGGCCGAGCTGTTCGAGCGGGCCATGCGTCGCTACGCTGGCGAAAAAGCGTTACCTCTGGACAAGCTGCTAACGCCGGATTTACCACCCGCAGCAGCACTGACGTCGCTGCTTGTAGCTGCCGCGAAGCAGTACGGAGATACCGATTTGCGTGGTTGCCTAGTCACTGAGGGCTTGCGCGCAGATGACCCAGTGGCCCGAAACATGGCCGAGAAGCTGGGCGAAGCCGCAATTCAGACGATCCGCCATTACCTTGACCAGGTTTGTCCAGGAGGCGCGCAAGCGCTGACTGACTACATAGTGATCACTTTGCGTGGGCTCTCGGCTGCGGCATGCAGCGGCATGTCCCGTGAGCGGTTGATAGAGGTCGCGCAAATTGCGGGCAAAGCGATATCTGGAGAGTTAGAGGCAAACGGCACCGCTGCTGACTCTTAA
- a CDS encoding histone-like nucleoid-structuring protein, MvaT/MvaU family, with the protein MSRLAEYRKLEQQLAAQLAELESMKSDSGLQAEMQFESKLRALLAEYGYSLRDVISLLDPNAAKRGKSAPLTTPEKGTRKARSLKIYKNPYSGEIVETKGGNHKLLKAWKNEHGSDVVESWLSK; encoded by the coding sequence ATGTCTCGTCTCGCCGAATACCGCAAGCTTGAACAACAACTCGCAGCCCAGCTCGCAGAACTGGAGTCCATGAAATCTGATTCCGGCCTTCAAGCCGAGATGCAATTTGAAAGCAAACTCCGCGCGCTGCTGGCTGAATACGGCTACAGCTTGCGTGACGTCATCAGCTTGCTGGATCCCAATGCTGCTAAGCGCGGCAAATCGGCTCCTTTGACAACTCCGGAGAAGGGCACCCGGAAGGCGCGTTCGTTGAAGATCTACAAGAATCCGTATAGCGGCGAGATTGTTGAAACGAAGGGTGGAAATCACAAGCTGCTCAAAGCTTGGAAAAATGAACATGGCTCTGACGTTGTAGAGTCCTGGCTTAGTAAGTGA
- a CDS encoding SDR family oxidoreductase has protein sequence MDSSDFKPSRRLVLQGAAMTAAVGLVAPLAAQAATVPSDAPKPLRNPQLSYPKPPFAEQSQPWPGLAGKMDPRPDHGESSYQGSQQLAGRRALITGGDSGIGRAVAIAFAREGADVAINYLPDEEADAQEVAQLIRQAGRKAVTIPGDIRSAEFCRRLVKDAAQALGGLDILVNNAGRQHSYDSILDISDEHFDWTLKTNLYALFWITKAAVAVMPEGSAIINTASVNAYDPSENLLDYAMTKAGIANFSKGLAKQLADKGIRVNAVAPGPFWTPLQVSGGQTMAKLKQFGSDTPMKRPGQPAEIAPVYVQLASPKSSYVTGQVYGASGGKGQP, from the coding sequence ATGGATTCATCCGATTTCAAACCTTCTCGCCGACTTGTGCTTCAGGGGGCTGCGATGACTGCCGCAGTCGGTCTTGTTGCACCGCTTGCTGCCCAAGCTGCAACGGTTCCTTCAGACGCTCCCAAGCCGCTGCGCAATCCGCAACTCAGTTATCCGAAGCCGCCTTTCGCGGAGCAATCGCAGCCTTGGCCGGGACTTGCCGGCAAGATGGATCCACGTCCTGATCATGGCGAAAGCAGTTACCAGGGTAGCCAGCAACTTGCGGGGAGGCGTGCTCTGATCACCGGTGGTGACTCGGGCATTGGTCGCGCGGTCGCCATCGCATTTGCGCGAGAAGGAGCGGACGTGGCAATCAACTACTTGCCTGACGAGGAGGCCGATGCTCAGGAAGTCGCGCAGTTGATACGTCAAGCAGGTCGCAAGGCCGTGACCATTCCTGGCGATATAAGAAGCGCTGAATTCTGCCGACGTTTGGTTAAAGATGCCGCCCAAGCGCTCGGTGGACTTGACATTCTGGTCAACAACGCCGGGCGGCAGCACAGTTACGATTCGATTCTCGATATCTCTGACGAACATTTCGATTGGACGCTCAAGACTAATCTGTATGCTTTATTCTGGATAACTAAGGCGGCGGTTGCCGTTATGCCGGAAGGATCGGCGATCATTAATACTGCGTCAGTCAATGCATATGATCCTTCGGAGAATCTGCTGGACTATGCGATGACGAAGGCCGGTATCGCCAATTTCAGCAAGGGCTTGGCCAAGCAACTGGCCGACAAAGGTATTCGGGTGAATGCGGTCGCACCAGGGCCTTTTTGGACGCCTCTGCAAGTCAGCGGAGGGCAAACTATGGCTAAACTTAAACAATTTGGAAGCGACACCCCGATGAAGAGGCCTGGACAACCTGCGGAAATCGCCCCGGTGTATGTCCAGTTGGCCTCGCCCAAGTCCAGTTATGTGACAGGACAGGTATACGGAGCATCAGGGGGGAAGGGACAGCCTTGA
- a CDS encoding PfkB family carbohydrate kinase, whose translation MAAVLISLGSINADFQVKVDHEPGSAETLLAHDFLRLCGGKAANTAYLGSLFGLNSHLLGRVGDDDLATQVLQSLGQAGVNIDGVSRATDSSTAVSMIIVPPEGKKQIVLAANANDSWNETSIKQVLTCIDNSPRPACLVIDAEIDPMVTSQAIARAKVLGIPVVLDPSFPERVDPAWLDELTAITPNSEEASILLGAKADSLEEATQAASQLFARGVRIACIKLRNGGAVMAHAEGTYQIPSGNVPVVDSTGAGDAFTGVLAISLLQGFAPLQAACRAVAASDIAVTRYGSQPSYAAADRVDEHARAIEPRVRRLHG comes from the coding sequence ATGGCAGCCGTTCTGATTTCGTTGGGCAGCATCAATGCCGACTTCCAAGTGAAGGTTGATCACGAACCTGGAAGCGCAGAAACGCTACTAGCGCATGATTTCTTGCGCCTTTGCGGGGGAAAGGCAGCCAACACGGCTTATCTGGGTTCGCTGTTCGGTCTGAACAGTCATCTCCTGGGCAGGGTTGGCGATGACGACCTAGCGACCCAGGTGCTCCAATCCCTTGGTCAGGCCGGGGTGAACATCGATGGTGTTTCCCGGGCGACAGATAGCTCGACCGCTGTGTCGATGATCATCGTGCCTCCTGAAGGTAAAAAGCAGATAGTACTGGCGGCGAACGCCAACGATAGCTGGAACGAAACGTCGATCAAACAGGTATTGACGTGTATAGATAACTCGCCGCGCCCCGCATGTTTGGTTATTGATGCTGAGATTGACCCCATGGTTACGAGTCAGGCTATTGCTCGCGCCAAGGTTCTCGGTATTCCTGTGGTACTCGACCCTTCCTTTCCCGAGCGTGTCGACCCTGCTTGGCTCGACGAACTGACTGCAATCACGCCAAATAGCGAGGAAGCTTCCATTCTGTTGGGCGCCAAGGCTGATTCGCTGGAGGAAGCGACTCAAGCCGCCTCGCAGCTTTTCGCTCGAGGTGTACGCATCGCCTGCATCAAGCTCAGAAATGGTGGCGCGGTTATGGCCCATGCGGAAGGTACGTATCAGATTCCCTCCGGCAATGTTCCCGTCGTTGACAGCACTGGCGCAGGAGACGCCTTTACCGGTGTGCTGGCGATTTCGCTGCTCCAAGGCTTCGCCCCCTTACAGGCAGCCTGTCGGGCCGTTGCTGCGTCCGATATCGCCGTTACCAGATACGGCTCGCAGCCATCCTACGCTGCTGCCGATCGCGTCGATGAACACGCCCGTGCTATTGAGCCTCGAGTGAGACGGCTTCATGGTTGA
- a CDS encoding glycosyl hydrolase family 65 protein: MVEIVFDHYDAGDERRREALLTLGNGVVAWRASAPEAAFIGAETKHYAGLYRAGWYDNAQRMVNGRMVRIDSLVNLPDPSGLIFSADGEQWVEGSVTSYRQYLDLETSVLRRDLQLRLGDNRLELKEERFVSLADPTLTILRWEIQSDDALDQFVVHSLLDGDTTNRLIERDQAYEGKRLEIENVVHNEDGFAALLARLPESGEQVAVACQLIAHPSMHWSTAVSQKRLTQQACSSAGHSCWVIEKRVRVLLNREIPQPFASITQLLPKITYAVLRGEHEQRWKAIWAHIGLKLNDASLSMPLRLGMWHVLQNSPIAQDNADQGFPSRGWQEGYFAQIFWDEMFAFPFLASQFSKVSERLLDYRYRRLGAAKRSANEAGFEGAMFPWRSARDGTEQTPPFRLNPLSGRWMKDPTCLQRHIGSAVVYDVWQHFQITGNLDWFARVGAELMIEVARFWASRVAEDLVTGRYMIRGVIGPDEYHNSYPGNPQPGLDNNAYTNMMAAWVLFQTHCMLEYLPRDQRTTLMQRLQVDRAEPEAWSRIAQRIYLPFLPDGVLNQFDGYEQLLASVPNWEKGSDPRLDWLLEARDDSTDRYGLTKQADVLTLFYLFPAPELKRLCEAMGYPFDESEMQRTVEFHLARITHESSLSKVICAGALAQLQPETSWKFFRDCLRTDLDAPSDSGTLEGVHLAAMGGAIDVLQRHYLGIFPMPDTLHLRPSIPAALDGVTLGFRFRGQHMQVSLQSRRLTLKLAEEASPVDIFCAGRRLTLAPGKSLSLNCSNAMITNDKEDP, encoded by the coding sequence ATGGTTGAGATCGTCTTTGATCATTATGATGCTGGGGATGAGCGCCGCCGCGAAGCGTTACTGACCCTCGGCAATGGCGTGGTGGCCTGGCGCGCTAGTGCTCCTGAAGCAGCGTTCATAGGCGCAGAAACCAAGCATTACGCGGGTCTATATAGGGCGGGTTGGTATGATAATGCGCAACGTATGGTCAACGGCCGAATGGTACGAATCGATTCACTGGTTAACCTTCCCGATCCATCCGGTCTCATTTTCTCCGCTGATGGCGAGCAATGGGTTGAAGGATCAGTAACGAGCTATCGGCAGTATCTGGATCTGGAGACCTCTGTTCTGAGACGAGATCTACAGCTGCGACTCGGCGACAATCGCTTGGAACTAAAAGAGGAGCGCTTCGTAAGTCTGGCCGATCCAACCCTCACAATTCTACGCTGGGAGATCCAATCGGACGATGCACTGGATCAGTTCGTCGTGCACTCATTGCTGGACGGGGACACCACTAACCGTCTGATCGAGCGTGATCAGGCCTATGAAGGCAAACGTCTTGAAATAGAAAATGTCGTTCATAATGAGGATGGCTTCGCAGCGCTGCTCGCTCGTCTACCCGAGTCCGGCGAGCAAGTAGCGGTAGCTTGTCAGTTGATCGCTCATCCATCCATGCATTGGTCAACCGCAGTGTCGCAGAAGCGACTGACTCAACAGGCCTGCTCGTCGGCTGGCCATTCATGTTGGGTCATTGAAAAACGTGTTCGAGTCCTCCTGAACAGGGAAATACCGCAACCGTTCGCCTCGATCACACAGCTTCTACCTAAGATTACTTACGCTGTTTTGCGTGGTGAACATGAGCAACGATGGAAAGCGATCTGGGCCCATATCGGCCTCAAACTGAACGATGCCTCGTTATCCATGCCGCTTCGCCTGGGGATGTGGCACGTGCTGCAAAACAGCCCTATCGCGCAGGACAATGCCGATCAGGGATTTCCTTCGCGGGGTTGGCAGGAGGGTTATTTCGCCCAGATTTTCTGGGATGAAATGTTTGCGTTTCCCTTTCTTGCCAGCCAATTCAGCAAGGTTAGCGAGCGGCTGCTTGATTACCGCTATCGCCGCCTCGGCGCAGCGAAACGAAGCGCTAATGAAGCAGGTTTTGAGGGCGCGATGTTCCCTTGGCGCAGCGCTCGCGACGGAACCGAGCAAACGCCTCCGTTTCGCCTGAATCCGCTTTCCGGCCGCTGGATGAAAGATCCCACATGTCTGCAGCGTCACATCGGCAGCGCTGTAGTCTATGACGTCTGGCAGCACTTTCAAATTACCGGAAATTTGGACTGGTTCGCGCGCGTGGGAGCCGAACTGATGATCGAAGTAGCGCGATTTTGGGCGAGCAGGGTCGCTGAAGACCTAGTAACCGGCCGCTACATGATTCGTGGCGTCATCGGGCCGGATGAATACCACAACAGCTATCCCGGCAATCCGCAACCCGGACTAGACAATAACGCTTACACCAACATGATGGCCGCATGGGTATTGTTCCAGACTCATTGCATGCTTGAGTACCTGCCCAGAGATCAACGAACGACTCTGATGCAGCGCCTGCAGGTTGATAGAGCCGAGCCCGAGGCTTGGAGCCGGATCGCCCAACGGATATATCTGCCCTTCCTGCCCGATGGCGTGCTGAATCAGTTCGACGGTTATGAGCAATTGCTTGCCTCAGTACCTAATTGGGAGAAGGGAAGTGATCCGCGTCTGGACTGGTTGCTGGAGGCGCGCGATGACTCTACCGATCGTTATGGACTGACCAAACAGGCCGATGTGCTGACATTGTTCTACCTGTTCCCTGCCCCAGAGCTAAAACGACTGTGCGAAGCGATGGGCTATCCGTTCGATGAGTCTGAAATGCAGCGCACCGTGGAATTTCATCTGGCGCGAATCACCCATGAATCCAGCCTGTCGAAAGTCATTTGCGCCGGCGCGCTTGCACAGTTACAACCCGAAACCTCATGGAAATTCTTTCGGGATTGCCTGCGCACCGACCTTGATGCGCCATCCGATAGCGGAACGCTTGAGGGCGTGCATCTGGCAGCTATGGGCGGAGCCATCGACGTGCTGCAGCGGCACTATCTGGGCATATTTCCGATGCCGGACACCCTTCACCTGCGCCCTTCCATCCCTGCGGCCCTAGACGGCGTGACCCTGGGATTCCGCTTTCGCGGCCAACATATGCAGGTTTCTCTTCAATCCCGTCGACTGACGCTTAAGCTCGCGGAAGAAGCCAGCCCTGTTGACATTTTCTGCGCCGGCCGCCGCCTGACCCTTGCCCCTGGAAAAAGCCTAAGTTTGAACTGTTCTAATGCAATGATAACGAACGATAAGGAGGATCCATGA
- a CDS encoding DUF2238 domain-containing protein: MSPTASPAFVNRALWGFSLVFVAMGIAPLDRKTWLAENLLVVLLIGLLWYKRRRPELSRGAWWAMMLFLIIHQAGTHYSYPEVPYNLWLINIFNLNLDGLMGWQRNQFDHFAHLSYGLLMILPLWEITKKMGLTPGYISFIAWNLIISSSAVYELLEWIGGAYLGNNQTGLVGSQNDFWDAQKDVALAGLGAGLTLLTMKYMKWDRST; the protein is encoded by the coding sequence ATGAGCCCTACCGCAAGTCCAGCGTTTGTTAACCGAGCGCTTTGGGGATTCAGCCTTGTGTTCGTGGCAATGGGTATCGCCCCCCTCGACCGCAAAACCTGGCTCGCGGAAAATCTTTTGGTGGTGCTGCTTATAGGCTTGCTGTGGTACAAGCGCCGCCGGCCAGAGCTTTCGCGCGGAGCTTGGTGGGCAATGATGTTGTTTTTGATCATTCACCAAGCGGGAACTCATTACAGTTACCCAGAGGTGCCTTATAATCTCTGGCTCATTAATATCTTTAACCTCAATCTTGACGGGCTCATGGGATGGCAGCGCAATCAATTTGATCACTTTGCCCACCTGAGTTACGGATTACTGATGATCCTGCCCTTGTGGGAAATAACGAAAAAGATGGGCCTGACACCTGGTTACATCTCCTTTATCGCTTGGAATTTGATCATAAGTTCGTCGGCTGTTTATGAATTGCTGGAATGGATTGGCGGCGCATATCTAGGCAACAACCAAACCGGTCTCGTCGGTTCCCAAAACGATTTCTGGGACGCGCAAAAAGATGTAGCACTCGCGGGCCTCGGCGCGGGACTGACTTTGCTAACTATGAAATATATGAAATGGGATAGATCAACGTAA
- a CDS encoding DUF2934 domain-containing protein has product MATVRKNPAASAPVESELKQALPDTTGSPFQSATEGDLVDDDSEMIGAPNAPTAISENDIRQRAYELWESSGRRAGSEDDFWYQAREELQAAFQRGE; this is encoded by the coding sequence ATGGCTACGGTTAGAAAAAATCCTGCCGCAAGCGCTCCGGTAGAGAGTGAGTTGAAACAAGCTCTACCTGACACCACGGGCTCACCATTTCAGTCGGCGACTGAGGGGGACTTGGTCGACGATGATAGTGAGATGATAGGTGCGCCCAACGCTCCGACTGCCATAAGCGAAAACGATATTCGCCAGCGTGCCTACGAATTGTGGGAGTCAAGCGGTAGGCGAGCAGGCTCCGAAGATGATTTTTGGTATCAGGCTAGAGAGGAGCTACAGGCAGCATTTCAACGGGGCGAATAA
- a CDS encoding four-helix bundle copper-binding protein, translating into MNANFEACISECTKCALTCEACASACLDEQDVQMMAKCIQLDRDCADMCRLAAALMARGSPFAAEFCELCAKVCRACADECGKHDADHCHNCSKACIACAGACEKMAA; encoded by the coding sequence ATGAACGCCAACTTTGAAGCATGCATCTCAGAATGCACGAAGTGTGCTCTAACCTGTGAGGCCTGTGCCTCTGCCTGTCTGGACGAGCAGGACGTCCAAATGATGGCAAAATGTATTCAGCTGGATAGGGACTGCGCGGATATGTGCAGGCTTGCCGCCGCGTTGATGGCACGTGGAAGTCCATTTGCAGCTGAGTTTTGTGAGCTATGCGCAAAAGTCTGTCGCGCCTGCGCTGATGAGTGCGGCAAGCATGACGCGGATCATTGCCATAACTGCTCAAAGGCTTGCATAGCGTGCGCGGGCGCGTGTGAAAAAATGGCCGCTTAA